GATAAAGTCAAATAAGCATCAATCTCATCTTATAATACTCACATGATAAACACGCACACCAAGGGTAACTCACACAGGAACGCACGAGAAAAACGCTGATCATCCAACACCTTTCAGCTGTGCTGAACTGCGCTAAACACGTTCCCAACGGGAAGTACAGATACCGAGGTGCATCATGGGTAATGTAGTCTAAACGGTGTTCACAAACATTATTCCTCTGGAAAGCGGACTTTTAACAGCCGCCCCTGTATTTGTATggatacaaatacacacatgctAAAGTCAAGCTATTGCGGAACAGTATCATCTAAGTCCTCAGGGACTTTGGGGAGTCCCACTAGTTTATTCACCGGGCGAACATAGAGACTGTCTTTAACCTTGACTTCGGCAGCCCGAACAACACCATCAGTCCCTGGGAAAACTTGGGAAATGGTACCCACAGGCCAGAGGCCTCTAGGCAGATTAGAGTCTACAATCATAACAGCTTGTCCCACGGTCATGTTGTCAGTGGACTTCCTCCATTTCTGTCGGAGTTGCAGTCCTGGGAGGTAGTTCTGTATGAACCGCTTCCAGAAGTGGTCACTGATGACCTGGCTGTGTATCCATCTTCTGGTCGAAAGAGTGCCTGAGGGGCCATAGACTGCCTGGGGTAGTGCTGAATCACGCCGCCCCATCAAGAGAAGATTTGGTGTGATGGGATCTGGGTCGGCTATGTCAGCCGATGCATAGCCAAGCGGTTTTGAGTTCAAAATGCCCTCAACCTCTATGAGAGCTGTGAGTAGGACTTCTTCTGCCACAACTTGGTCCTTCAGGACTACTTGCAGAGCTGACTTCACTGCTCTGATTTCCCTTTCCCAGGCTCCTCCGAAATGAGGCGAGTGTGGGGGATTGAAGCAGAAGTGGATAGCCTGCGTGGCTAGTTGCTGCTTGAGGTCAGGCTCCATGTTTTCAAATGCTGCTTGGAGTTCTCTATGACCACCTCTGAAATTGGTTCCTTGATCAGACCACATCTCGTATGGCTTTCCTCTGCGTGCGATAAATCTGCGTAATGACATAAGGAAGGAATCAGTGTCAAGACTAGGGAGGAGATCGAGATGCACACATCTAGTTGTAAGACACTTGTAGATAATTCCCCAGCGTTTCTCTCTTCTACGACCTATCTTTATCGTGTATGGCCCGAAACAGTCTACGCCCGTTGACCAGAACGGGGGTTTATAGAGTCTCATCCGTGAGGAAGGTAAATCAGCCATCTTGGGTGTAGAAGGTGTGGCGCGCCATCTCCTACAGTCCACACACTGGTGCTGGTGTTTCTTAATGGCTTGACGTCCTCTGAGAATCCAATAGGTGCGCCTTATCTCCGCAAATAGCCTCTCTGCACCTGGGTGAAGGAGCTGGTCATCATAAGTCCTTATGATGAGCTTGGTCAGGGGATGTTCAGCTGCTAGTACGATGGGATGAATACTGTCTGGATCTAAGTCTGCGGCTTGACGAAGGCGGCCTCCGACTCTGATGAGACCAGTAAGACTGTCATATTCAGGGGACAGCGTGCTAAGACGGCTGTCTGAGCGGACTGGGCGACTGGTCTGGAGGGCTTTGGTCTCCTCTGTGAAGCTGTCGGTCTGAGCTGAGCGGAGCAGCATGGTCTTGGTTTCCAGTCGCTCCGCGGCTGTAATAGGAGTGTCGGCCGCCCCGTGTAGGGTCCGGTACGTAGCAGCAATCAGCTTATCTAGTGAGGCATACTGCATTGGATCCGGCAAGGTTGGGGATACAGAAGCGTGCCCACAGAATGCAGTCCTCCTGAGCTCTGCTTCATTGCAGGCTGGAAACTCTGTTGGCAGCTTAGGCCAAGTGTCAGCGGCTTGTAATAGGAAAGGTGGACCATGTGACCAACGATTGGGGGCTGTTAGGTCAGCGAGATGTTTCCCTctggtgatgtcatcagcaggattGAGCTCAGAGGTCACATATCGCCACTGTTCAGGAGATGTCAGCTCCTGTATTTCACAGATTCGAGTCCCCACAAATACCTTATAGCGACAGGAGCTAGATTGGATCCACTGCAGCACCGTGGTAGAGTCTGTCCACAGGTAAATCGACTGTATGGGAACAGTAAGCTCTGTCTGGAGTAATCTGGCCAATTGGGCTCCTGTGAGTGCTGCGCAAAGCTCCAACCGGGGCATTGACACCTGCTTGCGTGGGGCCACTCTGGAGCGAGCCATCAGGAATGATGTGATGATGGGCCGTTGCCGCTCAATTACCCTGAGATAAGCCACAGCCCCATAAGCCTTTTCCGATGCGTCACAGAATACGTGAGCTTCATATGTCACATTGCTGGAGTTATGAGGAGGAGCGTAGCAGTGGGGAATGATGACATGCTGAAGGTGTGACAGTTCGCCTTCCCACTCAAGCCAGGACTGAAGTAGATTCCCTTCGATGGGCTCATCCCACCCTCTTTCTGTGCTCCACAGGGCCTGTACAATCAGCTTGGCCCTTGTAGTGTAGGGACAAATATACCCTAGTGGGTCATACTGGGTAGCTAGTACCTTGTACACATTGCGCAGCGTGACCGTGGAGTAGGTGATAGGGCGGTGCTTATATCCCAGGACATCTGTCGGACAGTGCCAGCTAAGTCCTAACGTTGACTCTTGTGAGTCGAGACCTTTGAAGTTCAGCCAAAGTTCACAGCTCTCTGATCGAGCTGAAGCGGGCAGATGAGCAACTACTTCGGGCACGTTGCTCGCCCACTGTCGTATATCAAATCCTCCCTGAATGAGTAAATCTCTCATCCGGTCGATGAGCTGTTTTGCCTCTTCTGGGTTGAACAGGGACTGTAAACAATTATCCACGTAGAAGGCTGTGTGGACTGAGTCACAGATGTCTTTGTGGGTTTCTTTGTGCTCCCTCGCATGTCTCTGTAGGGCGAACGTAGCACAGCAGGGGCTACATGTCGTTCCGAAGGGCAAAACTCTCCACTCATATATGTCTGGGGGCCGATCCGTTTCACAATCCCTCCACAGAAACCGTAGCAGGGGACAATCCTCTGGGAGCAGCCGAACCTGATGAAACATGGCTTTGATATCTCCACTCACGGCTACAGGATGTTGACGGAAGCGGAGTAATACCCCCAGCAGAGTGGGTCCCATGGGAGGTCCTGGTAAGAGGCAGCGGTTCAGGACGGACCCCTGAAACTCAAACGAACAGTTGAAGACCACTCTAGCCTTATTGTTGTGATGTACTATGTGGTGCGGTACATACCATGACTCAGAAGAGCTATGTGTCTCATCTGGGCTCAGCTTAGCAACATAGCCAGACTCTACTAACCTGTGGATCTCCTGGTTGTATGTATGGGTCAGATCAGGGTTCTTGGCCAGCTTACGTTCAGTAGATCTGAGGAGGCCCTTTACTGCTTCAGGGGAGACACACAGACGTGGAAAGTCTCTTCTTCTCAGTAGAGGAGTGGCATATCTCTCGACACCATCTACTGGGACTCTGAGGGTCTTTGTTTCCAACGTAGCCACTGCCTCTCTGTCCTCCTTTGACCGTGTGACCTCCTTCTCTGTCCTACAGGGGGGAACATCTAGTTGCCACAAACGCTTCACATCTTGATGCAGGGCCTCTGCAGGAGAAAGACACATGTTCAGGCACTGCAGCTCCCCCTCAGATGTAGGCATACTACTGGCTGGCCCCTGGATGGCCCATCCGAGCTTGGTGCAGACGGCTACTGGCCCTTTAGATGACCCCCTAAGGACAGGACGGACAGGGGTGATGAGATGAGCATTATCTgagccaagtagcaccaaaggttGGACCTGGTTAAATCCTTTGATCTGGACTTTCTGCAAGTGAAGATACTTCTTCTTCAGCTGTTCAGCTGGACATGACTGAGTAGCTAGACTCAGCTGGTCGGCTGTGAATGCATGTGTTACTTTGTACCTCACTTTGGGCTTAGCTCTCGGTGACACCTGAAATGAGACAAAGCCTCCCTTCATCTGGATTACATCTCGACGGATAGTTCGCAGTGCGAGTGTTGCTTCCTCCTGCTCCAAACCTAGAGATTCAACTGCCGCAGGAAGCACAACAGTCTTTTCTGAGCCGTCATCAAGCACAGCAAATGTGTCCAGAGATTTGCCACCATGATGTAGTTGAATTGGTACTACTTTAAGCATGACTCGACCTGAGTGACTTGAATAGTCTAGGTAAACCATACTAGTACTCACAGTTAGTATGTTAGGGTCCCGCTTCTTGGCCTCAACCAGGTCATGGAGCACAGACAAATGCTGGTCACCACAGGTGCTGCACGGCTTCTTTAGAGTACACTGCTCTGGAGAATGTTTACGGCCACAGCGCCAGCATTTGGCCTTCTCAGTAATCCAGGTAGCCATAGCTTTGAGGTCTAGCCCTTTAAATCCATCACAGCCATTCAGATAATGCTCTGTCCCTTCACAGTATGGACAATAAGGTTTGAACTTCTGTCTCTTCTTAGGTTGGACTGTCGGATTGGGAGCTGTAGATCCTCCCCCTGGTCTTAGCTTGGCTTGGGCTGGATTTGGGCCGTAGTAGATGGAAGCAGATTTGCTGTGTGACTTGGGCCCTGCTAAGGCTTTGAGTAGGTTCTTCTCTGGGCGTGGCCTGTCAGAGGGCATGTGAGAGGCTTGTCTGGATAGCTGAAGGACTTGGGATTTCCGTTCAAGCCATTCTGAGAAGTCGTACATATTGTATGTTCGGCTGCTGCCAGTGCGGATGATCCCCCGGGTAATACAGTACTCGATGAAGCTGTCTCTGTAGTTCAGGGGGAGTTTGGTAAGCagtctttccacatgtgaacCACAATGAAGCTCACTGGCTGCTACTTCATCCATGGTACTGAGAAGCCCGACCAGGCTGGACACGGACAGGGACAGGTCCTCAATAGCTTGAGAGTCTCCTGTTCTAATAGGGGGGCAGTTCAATATAGTGCTAAGCTCACTTTGGACTAACTGCCTTGGCTGTCCATACCTCTGCTCTAGCGCCCTCATTGCACTAGTATAGGGAGTGCGGTCGTGGATGTAGCGCTTGGCTACCTGTAGGGCGCTGGGATATTCTAGATGATCTAATAGGACCTGAAACTTGTAATCTTCTCCCAGATGAGAATGTGGCCCTAAGGTGCTGTCCAGCCCTTTCTTTAATAAGGCGAAGTCACTCTCTCTGCCCGTCCTGAAGACCACCAGCCTAGGCTTTGGAATACCATATGAAGATGCCACCATCATTTCCATCAGGTTTGGTAGAGGCGCTCTGGCTGATTCAGATGTGGCAACCCGTGGATTATATTGTCCAGCAGAGGAAGATGATGAATGGTCACTTCCTGACGGGTCGGGAACGTGGTGGTTGCCAGCTGGATCAGGCAAAGCTTCAGGATGCAATATGTTGGATACAGGGTGCTGAGCGTCTGCCCACTGTGATGGCTGGGTCACAGGTTCTGGTGGACGCGGAAGTTGGTAGGTCGGATCAGCAGGACCCGGTGGTTGCTGCAAGTACACAGGATTAGCTGGAGGTCTAGCTTGGAAGACGGGAGCAGCTGGATGTAACGTCTGCTGCAGACTCACTGGATCCCCAGCCTGTGATAGCTGCTGTACTGCATGATAAGCACGTTGTCTTGGCTGATTAGCTGAGGCTGCGTGATGTGATATCTGCACCTGGCCTGGCCGGTTTATAAGGAGATGATGTTCCGATCTCTGGTACACGAAGGGTGTAGCGGTGCATCGTCCAAGTCTCCTGAGTGGCGTTGATGCAGCTACATAAgtggcagggtgcagcactggctGAGTGTGAAAACTCACTTTACGAGGAGGTGATGGAGCAGATGCCTTCACTGGCATCAGCATGTTCGCAGGTGTTGTGGTGTCCTGCTCTGGTACAGGTAGTGGCTCTATGGTGCGATGTATCACCTCACTGCTAGGTTGTGAAGCTTGCTCCAAACGCTCCACCCGCTTCAGTAATGTTCCATGAGTGTCCTCCATAGACGCTTGAAGGTGATTCATGGTTTGGAGGACACTGTTCCATGCGGATTCCATCCTCTGCCATCTCCCTTCCTCTTCATTGTCAGAGCTACTGGAACTACTTGGAGCTCTAGATGGGTTGGGTGGCTCAGTTAGGTTGTGCTCATAGTCCACCAGATATCCCGGGAGTTTCCTCTCCCGTTTTGGACGGGGGCTACTCGATGCACCTCCATCCTGAGGGTTTTCCATCTCATGAACTCAGCCAaggcaaatccggctcgaaggaccactTGTACTGAATGTTTGCACTGATTGCCGATCACGCTTCAACTGAGTTGTCCTCGGTCAGAAGGATTTGCACTCCACAGTGATGTAGTCCAAGTAGTTTTATTAAAGAGGTAGCAGATGACATCAACAAGTGAGGCAATTGCATTCCCATCTATGAATGCAGGTAAAGGGAGTGTGAGTGTGCAGGAGTATGTGGGTGTGGTAATCTGTTAACAGAAAGAACAACCATTAGTATGAATAGCAATGTACCGCTTATACAGCACTGTGGGTTTCCAACATGAAGTTATATGATCTGCTATAAACCTCATGGCCACTAGATGCCACCCTAAGACCATACATGAATTTCTTGTTGGTATATGCATTAGCAAACAGTATCTCTACAGGTCAGATAATAAACACAGAAAATAGTTCTATCCACCTCCAACCACCATACTTGATAGTGAGTCGTATATGGAATGCCATATAAGCTGCAACCAAGGCTGCCTGAAGTAGGCCAACAAAACCTGCAACTTAGCAACAGGACTAGCTTCTTAGTGATGTACACAGAGCAACTCACAGATAAAGTCAAA
This sequence is a window from Nothobranchius furzeri strain GRZ-AD chromosome 3, NfurGRZ-RIMD1, whole genome shotgun sequence. Protein-coding genes within it:
- the LOC129160550 gene encoding uncharacterized protein; this encodes MENPQDGGASSSPRPKRERKLPGYLVDYEHNLTEPPNPSRAPSSSSSSDNEEEGRWQRMESAWNSVLQTMNHLQASMEDTHGTLLKRVERLEQASQPSSEVIHRTIEPLPVPEQDTTTPANMLMPVKASAPSPPRKVSFHTQPVLHPATYVAASTPLRRLGRCTATPFVYQRSEHHLLINRPGQVQISHHAASANQPRQRAYHAVQQLSQAGDPVSLQQTLHPAAPVFQARPPANPVYLQQPPGPADPTYQLPRPPEPVTQPSQWADAQHPVSNILHPEALPDPAGNHHVPDPSGSDHSSSSSAGQYNPRVATSESARAPLPNLMEMMVASSYGIPKPRLVVFRTGRESDFALLKKGLDSTLGPHSHLGEDYKFQVLLDHLEYPSALQVAKRYIHDRTPYTSAMRALEQRYGQPRQLVQSELSTILNCPPIRTGDSQAIEDLSLSVSSLVGLLSTMDEVAASELHCGSHVERLLTKLPLNYRDSFIEYCITRGIIRTGSSRTYNMYDFSEWLERKSQVLQLSRQASHMPSDRPRPEKNLLKALAGPKSHSKSASIYYGPNPAQAKLRPGGGSTAPNPTVQPKKRQKFKPYCPYCEGTEHYLNGCDGFKGLDLKAMATWITEKAKCWRCGRKHSPEQCTLKKPCSTCGDQHLSVLHDLVEAKKRDPNILTVSTSMVYLDYSSHSGRVMLKVVPIQLHHGGKSLDTFAVLDDGSEKTVVLPAAVESLGLEQEEATLALRTIRRDVIQMKGGFVSFQVSPRAKPKVRYKVTHAFTADQLSLATQSCPAEQLKKKYLHLQKVQIKGFNQVQPLVLLGSDNAHLITPVRPVLRGSSKGPVAVCTKLGWAIQGPASSMPTSEGELQCLNMCLSPAEALHQDVKRLWQLDVPPCRTEKEVTRSKEDREAVATLETKTLRVPVDGVERYATPLLRRRDFPRLCVSPEAVKGLLRSTERKLAKNPDLTHTYNQEIHRLVESGYVAKLSPDETHSSSESWYVPHHIVHHNNKARVVFNCSFEFQGSVLNRCLLPGPPMGPTLLGVLLRFRQHPVAVSGDIKAMFHQVRLLPEDCPLLRFLWRDCETDRPPDIYEWRVLPFGTTCSPCCATFALQRHAREHKETHKDICDSVHTAFYVDNCLQSLFNPEEAKQLIDRMRDLLIQGGFDIRQWASNVPEVVAHLPASARSESCELWLNFKGLDSQESTLGLSWHCPTDVLGYKHRPITYSTVTLRNVYKVLATQYDPLGYICPYTTRAKLIVQALWSTERGWDEPIEGNLLQSWLEWEGELSHLQHVIIPHCYAPPHNSSNVTYEAHVFCDASEKAYGAVAYLRVIERQRPIITSFLMARSRVAPRKQVSMPRLELCAALTGAQLARLLQTELTVPIQSIYLWTDSTTVLQWIQSSSCRYKVFVGTRICEIQELTSPEQWRYVTSELNPADDITRGKHLADLTAPNRWSHGPPFLLQAADTWPKLPTEFPACNEAELRRTAFCGHASVSPTLPDPMQYASLDKLIAATYRTLHGAADTPITAAERLETKTMLLRSAQTDSFTEETKALQTSRPVRSDSRLSTLSPEYDSLTGLIRVGGRLRQAADLDPDSIHPIVLAAEHPLTKLIIRTYDDQLLHPGAERLFAEIRRTYWILRGRQAIKKHQHQCVDCRRWRATPSTPKMADLPSSRMRLYKPPFWSTGVDCFGPYTIKIGRRREKRWGIIYKCLTTRCVHLDLLPSLDTDSFLMSLRRFIARRGKPYEMWSDQGTNFRGGHRELQAAFENMEPDLKQQLATQAIHFCFNPPHSPHFGGAWEREIRAVKSALQVVLKDQVVAEEVLLTALIEVEGILNSKPLGYASADIADPDPITPNLLLMGRRDSALPQAVYGPSGTLSTRRWIHSQVISDHFWKRFIQNYLPGLQLRQKWRKSTDNMTVGQAVMIVDSNLPRGLWPVGTISQVFPGTDGVVRAAEVKVKDSLYVRPVNKLVGLPKVPEDLDDTVPQ